The following proteins are encoded in a genomic region of Cryptomeria japonica chromosome 11, Sugi_1.0, whole genome shotgun sequence:
- the LOC131860080 gene encoding UDP-glycosyltransferase 79A2-like, translating to MADDRQLHVVMFPWFAQGHITPFLNLAKSILTSGHRILFFSTLVNIEWIKKKIVPRIELVELQLPFVDGLPAGVESMIGLSKIGRTDLVPLLFQEIDLCEQPFGALLKLLSPDFVIFDATLWWTSWVANKMGVPTINFIAFDIAAMSFAKG from the coding sequence ATGGCAGATGATAGGCAGCTTCATGTGGTGATGTTCCCTTGGTTTGCACAAGGCCATATAACACCCTTTCTAAACCTAGCCAAGAGCATCCTCACTTCTGGCCACAGAATTTTGTTCTTCTCAACTCTGGTTAACATTGAATGGATTAAAAAGAAGATAGTGCCTAGAATTGAGTTAGTGGAGCTCCAATTGCCATTCGTGGATGGTCTGCCTGCAGGTGTTGAGTCCATGATAGGTTTATCCAAGATAGGAAGAACTGACTTAGTGCCACTTCTCTTCCAAGAGATAGATCTTTGTGAGCAGCCCTTTGGAGCGCTGTTGAAACTGCTTTCGCCAGATTTCGTCATATTTGATGCAACACTATGGTGGACTTCTTGGGTTGCTAACAAAATGGGTGTTCCCACAATAAATTTCATAGCATTTGACATTGCAGCCATGAGTTTTGCGAAAGGATAA